One window of Tenacibaculum maritimum NCIMB 2154 genomic DNA carries:
- a CDS encoding sugar MFS transporter codes for MSELQQKKSENKGMMIPVLIIAGLFFIFGFVTWINGALIPFMKTINELTDAQSYLVASASYISFVLMALPASYVIHKTGYKNGMSLGLIIMAVGALIFIPAAGARTYWLFLVAIFIQGVGMTLLQTASNPYITILGPIESAAKRIAIMGIANKVAGALGSLIFGAILLSGIDKIKEELQTVNTEEKDRLLDIMADSVVLPYIIMAAVLLVLGILIRKAPLPHVEAVSMEQENKGKESKTSIFQFPHLWLGVATLFVYVGAEVIAGDTIIAYGISLGIPGTDAKFFTTFTLMAMVVTYALGAIAIPKYISQALALKISAVLGIIFTACILFSTGFLSVLFVAALGIANALVWPAVWPLTLEGLGKFTKTASALLIMAIAGGAMIPPLYGKLVDVKKSELMRQGIEETMALSEASTASYWILFPCYGLILYYAISGHKLGLDT; via the coding sequence ATGTCAGAATTACAGCAAAAAAAATCAGAAAATAAAGGAATGATGATTCCTGTTCTTATTATCGCCGGGTTGTTCTTTATTTTTGGTTTTGTAACTTGGATAAATGGGGCTTTGATTCCTTTTATGAAAACGATTAATGAATTAACTGATGCTCAGTCTTATTTAGTAGCATCAGCATCTTATATTTCTTTTGTACTGATGGCATTGCCAGCTTCGTATGTAATTCATAAAACGGGATATAAAAATGGAATGTCTTTAGGATTGATTATTATGGCGGTAGGTGCATTAATTTTTATACCAGCAGCAGGGGCAAGGACTTATTGGCTATTTTTAGTAGCTATTTTTATTCAAGGAGTTGGAATGACTTTATTACAAACAGCTTCAAATCCATATATAACCATTTTAGGTCCTATTGAAAGTGCTGCAAAACGTATTGCAATAATGGGAATAGCTAATAAGGTAGCAGGAGCTTTGGGATCACTTATTTTTGGAGCAATTTTATTATCAGGAATAGATAAGATTAAAGAGGAATTACAAACAGTAAATACAGAAGAAAAAGATCGTTTATTAGATATTATGGCAGATAGTGTTGTATTGCCATATATCATCATGGCAGCCGTATTATTGGTTTTAGGAATTTTAATTAGGAAAGCACCGTTACCACATGTAGAAGCTGTATCTATGGAGCAAGAGAATAAAGGAAAAGAAAGCAAAACGAGTATTTTTCAGTTTCCGCATTTATGGTTAGGGGTTGCTACTCTATTTGTATATGTAGGCGCTGAAGTTATTGCGGGAGATACTATTATTGCTTACGGAATTTCTTTAGGGATTCCAGGAACAGATGCTAAATTTTTTACAACATTTACTTTGATGGCGATGGTAGTTACTTATGCTTTAGGAGCCATTGCAATTCCTAAGTATATTAGCCAAGCTTTGGCGTTGAAAATAAGCGCAGTTTTAGGCATAATATTTACGGCATGTATTTTATTTAGTACAGGTTTTTTATCTGTATTATTTGTGGCAGCACTAGGAATTGCTAATGCATTGGTTTGGCCGGCTGTATGGCCTTTGACTTTAGAAGGGTTAGGGAAGTTTACAAAAACAGCTTCAGCATTATTAATCATGGCAATTGCAGGAGGAGCTATGATTCCTCCTTTATATGGAAAACTAGTAGATGTTAAAAAAAGTGAATTGATGCGACAAGGAATTGAGGAAACTATGGCGTTATCTGAAGCAAGTACTGCTAGTTATTGGATATTGTTTCCTTGTTATGGATTGATATTATATTATGCTATTTCAGGGCATAAATTAGGGTTAGACACATAA
- a CDS encoding Rossmann-like and DUF2520 domain-containing protein: MISIVIIGNGNVATHLTDAFLASREVNLVQVFARDIEKVAHLKHQTSTTNSLKLLKNADIIIIAVSDDAISDIADSIASKSALVVHTSGGASINLLKNNSRKGVFYPLQSFSKDKKVDFKTIPLCLEAQTNEDLILLEKLALTIGNTIYHINSEQRRQLHIAAVFVNNFVNHLYHIGSDICEKHDIPFEILHPLIIETASKIQQLSPKNAQTGPAIRNDQKTLISHLKSLCSQQQYIYKILTKSIQENGKKL, from the coding sequence ATGATTTCAATAGTAATAATAGGAAATGGCAATGTGGCAACTCACTTAACAGATGCATTTTTAGCTTCTAGAGAAGTAAATCTTGTACAAGTTTTTGCACGTGATATTGAAAAGGTGGCTCATTTAAAACATCAAACTTCTACTACCAATAGCTTAAAACTACTAAAAAATGCTGATATTATTATAATTGCTGTTTCAGATGATGCTATCTCAGATATTGCTGATAGCATCGCTTCTAAAAGCGCTTTAGTGGTACATACTTCAGGAGGCGCCTCTATAAATTTACTTAAAAATAATTCTAGAAAAGGGGTTTTTTACCCTCTTCAAAGCTTTTCTAAAGATAAAAAAGTAGATTTTAAAACGATTCCTTTATGTTTGGAAGCTCAAACTAATGAAGACCTTATCTTGCTTGAAAAATTAGCATTGACTATTGGAAACACTATATATCATATTAATTCTGAACAACGCAGACAATTGCATATAGCAGCTGTTTTTGTAAATAATTTTGTGAATCATTTATACCATATAGGAAGCGATATCTGTGAAAAACACGACATTCCTTTTGAAATACTACATCCTTTAATTATAGAAACAGCCTCTAAAATACAGCAACTATCTCCTAAAAATGCACAAACAGGACCAGCAATACGAAATGATCAGAAAACACTGATTAGCCATTTAAAATCCCTTTGCTCTCAACAACAATATATATATAAGATACTTACTAAATCAATTCAAGAAAATGGAAAAAAGTTATAA
- a CDS encoding DUF2147 domain-containing protein yields the protein MKKSIIIIALLLVTTAINAQSIFGKWENRDEDTNKVDSVIEVYEKDGKAFAKIIEITNEDRKNAVCEKCSGSNKNKPILGMNILTGLKKDGDEWSGGKILDPKNGKEYKCYIKLEGKDKLKIRGYIGFSAFGRTAFWYRKK from the coding sequence ATGAAAAAATCAATCATTATCATAGCATTACTTTTAGTAACTACTGCTATCAACGCTCAATCTATTTTTGGAAAATGGGAAAATAGAGATGAAGACACTAATAAAGTAGATTCTGTCATTGAGGTTTACGAAAAAGATGGAAAAGCTTTTGCCAAAATTATTGAAATTACTAATGAAGACAGAAAAAATGCTGTATGTGAAAAATGTAGCGGTAGTAATAAAAACAAACCTATCTTAGGTATGAATATCTTAACAGGTTTAAAAAAAGATGGAGACGAATGGTCTGGCGGAAAAATATTAGATCCTAAAAATGGAAAAGAATATAAATGTTATATCAAACTAGAAGGAAAGGATAAGCTAAAAATACGTGGATATATTGGTTTTTCTGCCTTTGGTAGAACTGCTTTTTGGTATAGAAAAAAATAA
- the murQ gene encoding N-acetylmuramic acid 6-phosphate etherase, protein MSFTKTTEQTSHYNHLEKMSISELLININNEDQTVPLAVEKAIPQIENLTIQIVNVLKKGGRLFYIGAGTSGRLGIVDASECPPTFGVPHELVIGLIAGGDTAIRKAVEFAEDSTQQGWMDLQNEKISSKDIVIGIAASGTTPYVISALETCNKNNILTGCITCNQGSPLAKTAQYPIEVVVGPEFVTGSSRMKAGTAQKLVLNMLSTTTMIQLGKIKGNKMIDMQLSNKKLVDRGEKMLVSELQIDQEEASSLLKKYGNVREAIKNFKSHD, encoded by the coding sequence ATGAGCTTTACAAAAACAACAGAACAAACTTCTCACTATAATCATCTTGAAAAGATGAGCATTTCTGAATTATTAATCAATATCAACAACGAAGACCAAACGGTGCCTTTAGCTGTTGAAAAAGCAATTCCTCAAATAGAAAACCTAACTATACAAATAGTCAATGTGTTAAAAAAAGGCGGCCGCCTTTTTTATATCGGAGCAGGCACTAGTGGAAGACTAGGTATTGTTGATGCCTCGGAATGCCCTCCTACTTTTGGCGTTCCTCATGAACTTGTTATTGGTTTAATTGCTGGTGGTGATACCGCTATACGAAAAGCTGTTGAATTTGCTGAAGACTCTACCCAGCAAGGATGGATGGATTTACAAAATGAAAAAATATCAAGCAAAGATATTGTTATAGGAATTGCTGCTTCAGGCACCACTCCTTATGTTATTTCGGCATTAGAAACCTGTAATAAAAACAATATTCTTACTGGCTGTATTACTTGCAATCAAGGAAGCCCCCTAGCTAAAACCGCACAATACCCTATAGAAGTTGTAGTAGGACCTGAATTTGTTACTGGCAGCTCTCGCATGAAAGCTGGAACAGCACAGAAATTAGTACTAAATATGCTCTCAACAACTACCATGATTCAATTAGGAAAGATAAAGGGCAATAAAATGATAGACATGCAACTATCTAATAAAAAGTTAGTTGACAGAGGCGAAAAAATGTTAGTTTCTGAGCTTCAAATCGACCAAGAGGAAGCAAGCTCCCTTCTTAAAAAGTATGGCAATGTTAGAGAAGCCATTAAAAACTTTAAATCACATGACTAA
- a CDS encoding LytR/AlgR family response regulator transcription factor: protein MLYIQSLKDYIKVYTEEGNYIVHKSLTNILEELPSQKFLRIHRSYIISLEKVKSIEGNSVEIGTVRIPIGRKYISQAKQIILQTEMD from the coding sequence ATGTTATACATACAAAGCTTAAAGGATTATATAAAGGTATATACAGAAGAAGGAAATTATATTGTACATAAATCACTAACAAATATTTTAGAAGAGTTGCCTAGTCAAAAGTTTTTGAGAATTCATCGATCTTATATTATTTCTTTAGAGAAGGTAAAGTCGATAGAGGGGAATTCAGTAGAAATAGGAACGGTAAGAATTCCGATAGGAAGAAAATATATAAGTCAAGCAAAACAGATTATTTTACAAACAGAGATGGATTAA
- a CDS encoding phosphatidylinositol-specific phospholipase C domain-containing protein translates to MKKRIIYAMGLSLLLNSCSTDELPLERKESLELTYNEMRAKLDGGRNLSRSTDSKENWMSSLDDDTRLLDITIPGTHDSAAINVTPLANNQSRSIRGQLEAGIRYFDLRFDALEGKLYAYHGPIYLGTTFMEVLKEMSAFLKRNPTEVIVVSSKKENSGDKSTWVNLYNGKVNAFSNEGVLLKNWSPLSKIGAVRGKILPVSRETFVGTSFYRGWKGSPDLSLHLSFYKGGNSGEIVSGYVSDYYHINTILPGDINWKFGRIADNIYRTQFGSNKDKLAITFTSGASAFAYPVSVASAINPRVATYIKEKMQFPYGTSRPLQYGVMKRSGWIVMDFANDAVIEACVGQSVLNNNRELKNILGIQSGYLPR, encoded by the coding sequence ATGAAAAAAAGAATCATTTATGCAATGGGCTTGAGCCTGTTATTAAATTCATGTTCAACAGATGAATTGCCTTTAGAAAGGAAAGAGTCCTTAGAGCTAACTTATAATGAAATGAGGGCAAAGTTAGACGGTGGAAGAAATTTGAGTAGAAGTACTGATTCTAAAGAAAATTGGATGTCTTCTTTAGATGATGATACAAGATTATTAGATATTACTATTCCAGGAACGCACGATTCGGCAGCTATTAATGTTACCCCTTTAGCCAATAATCAAAGTAGAAGCATAAGAGGGCAGTTGGAGGCAGGAATTAGGTATTTCGATTTGAGGTTTGATGCTTTAGAAGGAAAGTTATATGCATATCATGGACCTATTTATTTAGGAACTACTTTTATGGAGGTACTAAAAGAAATGAGTGCTTTCCTAAAAAGAAACCCAACAGAGGTGATAGTGGTGTCTTCTAAAAAAGAAAATTCAGGAGACAAGAGTACTTGGGTAAATCTTTATAATGGTAAGGTTAATGCTTTTTCAAATGAAGGTGTTCTTTTAAAAAACTGGTCTCCGCTAAGTAAGATTGGAGCTGTAAGAGGTAAGATACTTCCAGTAAGTAGAGAAACTTTCGTGGGAACTTCTTTTTATAGAGGCTGGAAAGGGAGTCCTGATTTGTCTCTTCATTTAAGCTTTTATAAAGGAGGTAATAGTGGAGAAATTGTGAGTGGTTATGTATCTGATTATTATCATATCAACACAATACTTCCAGGAGATATTAATTGGAAATTTGGAAGAATTGCTGATAATATTTATAGAACTCAATTTGGAAGTAATAAAGATAAATTAGCAATCACCTTTACATCAGGAGCAAGCGCCTTTGCTTATCCTGTTAGCGTAGCGAGTGCTATTAACCCAAGAGTAGCAACTTATATTAAAGAAAAGATGCAGTTTCCTTATGGAACAAGCAGGCCTTTGCAGTATGGGGTGATGAAGCGATCAGGGTGGATTGTAATGGATTTTGCTAACGATGCTGTTATAGAAGCTTGCGTGGGGCAGTCTGTATTAAATAATAATAGAGAATTGAAAAATATTTTAGGTATCCAATCAGGATATTTACCGAGATAA
- a CDS encoding DinB family protein encodes MFDTFIRMGLYGFLKYFYKRVKRSIFMRPILKIISFMIEAIDKNLRRGIKLLNAITDEQYSNKEVPPYYSSIGNNMRHVLDIFACVFNGIDSRKVDFSDRKRNELAERKTAFGIAYFNEILEKLNGIREVDFNIIVSVTDDLGTGRLTANYTLGAALIQAHSHAIHHYASIGFIVDRLGIELPDADFGYNPTTPRKLLVK; translated from the coding sequence ATGTTTGATACCTTTATTCGTATGGGGTTGTATGGTTTTTTGAAATATTTTTACAAACGTGTAAAAAGAAGTATCTTTATGCGACCTATTTTGAAAATTATTTCTTTTATGATTGAAGCCATTGATAAAAACTTAAGGAGAGGAATTAAATTACTAAATGCTATTACAGATGAACAATACAGTAATAAAGAAGTGCCTCCTTATTATTCAAGTATAGGAAATAATATGCGTCATGTATTGGATATTTTTGCTTGTGTTTTTAATGGGATAGATAGTAGAAAAGTTGATTTTTCTGATAGAAAGAGAAATGAATTAGCGGAGCGTAAAACAGCATTTGGAATTGCTTATTTTAATGAAATTTTAGAGAAGCTGAATGGAATAAGGGAAGTTGATTTTAATATCATTGTATCTGTAACAGATGATTTAGGTACTGGGAGGTTAACTGCAAATTATACATTGGGTGCAGCTTTAATTCAAGCACATAGCCATGCAATACATCATTATGCTAGTATTGGTTTTATTGTTGATAGATTAGGAATTGAGCTTCCTGATGCTGATTTCGGATATAACCCAACGACTCCTAGGAAACTATTGGTAAAGTAA
- a CDS encoding KdsC family phosphatase translates to MEKSYKEYLPFINTLIFDVDGVLTNGIVTIMPNGEMIRHMNIKDGYALKAAVNAGFNVCIISGGTNEGVRTRLANLGIKDIYLGAHDKIQQYNELVEKYALSPEKILYMGDDIPDYPVMKLVGMPCCPNDAAPEIQQASKYISYKKGGEGCVRDVIEQIMRVQGKWNEDFSARYD, encoded by the coding sequence ATGGAAAAAAGTTATAAAGAATACCTGCCTTTTATCAATACACTTATTTTTGACGTGGATGGGGTATTAACAAATGGAATAGTAACCATAATGCCGAATGGAGAAATGATTCGCCATATGAATATTAAAGATGGGTACGCCTTAAAAGCCGCAGTAAATGCGGGGTTTAATGTATGCATTATTTCTGGAGGAACTAATGAAGGGGTTCGTACACGTTTGGCAAATTTAGGGATTAAAGATATTTATTTAGGGGCCCATGATAAAATACAACAATACAACGAATTAGTAGAAAAATATGCGCTAAGCCCTGAAAAGATTTTATATATGGGAGATGATATACCTGATTATCCGGTTATGAAACTAGTAGGTATGCCTTGTTGCCCTAACGACGCAGCTCCTGAAATTCAACAAGCTTCTAAATATATTTCTTACAAAAAAGGAGGAGAAGGCTGCGTAAGAGATGTCATTGAACAAATTATGAGAGTTCAAGGCAAATGGAATGAAGATTTTAGCGCACGATACGATTAA
- the bshB1 gene encoding bacillithiol biosynthesis deacetylase BshB1, producing MKLDILAFGAHPDDVELGCSATIAKEISLGKKVGIIDLTRGELGTRGSAELRDQEAEKAAKILGVSVRENLGFADGFFLNDKKHQLEIIKMLRKYQPEIVLCNAVDDRHIDHPKGSRLVSDACFLSGLLKIETSIDGMLQSKWRPKQVYHYIQWKNMSPDFVVDVTGFMDIKMDSVLAYASQFYDPESKEPETPITSQNFTDSILYRAKDLGRLIGTEYAEGFISERYVAVENLSKLI from the coding sequence ATGAAATTAGACATTTTAGCATTTGGAGCGCATCCAGATGATGTAGAGTTAGGGTGTTCGGCAACTATAGCAAAGGAAATATCTTTAGGCAAGAAAGTAGGAATTATAGATTTAACTCGTGGAGAACTAGGAACGAGAGGTTCAGCTGAATTGAGAGATCAAGAAGCAGAAAAAGCCGCAAAGATATTAGGGGTTTCTGTTCGTGAAAATTTAGGTTTTGCTGATGGGTTCTTCTTGAATGACAAGAAACATCAATTGGAAATTATAAAAATGCTGAGAAAATACCAGCCCGAAATAGTACTTTGTAATGCTGTTGATGATCGTCATATAGATCATCCAAAAGGAAGTAGATTAGTTTCGGATGCTTGTTTTTTAAGTGGTTTGCTAAAGATAGAAACATCAATAGATGGTATGCTTCAAAGTAAATGGAGACCTAAGCAAGTATATCATTATATACAGTGGAAGAATATGAGTCCAGATTTTGTGGTAGATGTAACAGGCTTTATGGATATAAAAATGGATTCAGTATTAGCATATGCTTCTCAGTTTTATGATCCAGAAAGTAAGGAGCCTGAAACACCAATTACAAGCCAAAACTTTACAGATAGTATCTTATATAGAGCAAAAGATTTAGGAAGGCTTATAGGAACGGAATATGCAGAAGGTTTTATATCAGAACGTTATGTGGCTGTTGAAAATTTAAGTAAATTAATTTAA
- a CDS encoding DUF6095 family protein: MTKTTTPSFEKGLKQLLFLLGLLIFSPIILSFGFKALRIYTEAPKAYVAYLLLALGASLILFTIYFGFKTFKTFLDILFEK, translated from the coding sequence ATGACTAAAACGACAACTCCTTCCTTCGAAAAAGGGTTAAAGCAACTTCTATTCTTATTAGGACTCTTAATCTTTTCTCCTATTATTTTAAGCTTTGGCTTTAAAGCACTAAGAATATATACTGAGGCACCTAAAGCTTACGTTGCTTATTTATTATTAGCACTAGGAGCTAGTTTAATTTTATTTACCATCTACTTCGGTTTTAAAACTTTTAAAACTTTTTTAGATATCTTATTTGAAAAATAA
- a CDS encoding NADP-dependent isocitrate dehydrogenase: MSKTAKIMYTKTDEAPALATRSFLPIVKAFTKTSNIEIETKDISLAGRILANFPDYLKEEQRVEDALAFLGELAKKPEANIIKLPNISASVPQLKAAIKELQALGYALPDYPEEATTEEEKAILTRYNKVKGSAVNPVLREGNSDRRAPKAVKNYAKKNPHRMGAWNADSKTHVATMSSGDFAHNEKSTTITNSTEVKIQHTDSNGNVTVLKDKISLLAGEIIDATVMSKKALLAFLEEQVTDAKDKGVLFSLHMKATMMKVSDPIIFGHAVRVFFKDLYKKHAQTFNEIGVNVNNGFGNLLSNLEELATDKKEEILADINAIYANNPDVAMVDSDKGITNLHVPSDVIIDASMPAMIRTSGQMWNKEGKQQDTKAVIPDSSYASLYQTTIEFCKENGAFDPTSMGTVPNVGLMAQKAEEYGSHDKTFEITANGKVEVIDANGTTLMEHNVEEGDIWRMCQVKDAPIQDWVKLAVTRAKATQTPAVFWLDKNRAHDAEIILKVEKYLKDHDTTGLEIKILSVAEATAYTLQRVKEGKDTISVTGNVLRDYLTDLFPILELGTSAKMLSIVPLMNGGGLFETGAGGSAPKHVQQFVEENHLRWDSLGEFLALAVSLEHLGTTNNNPKATILAETLEDATDKLLDNRKSPSRKAKELDNRGSHFYLAMYWAEALAKQDKDAELKSEFTIIAKEMSNHEEMIVNELNKIQGTPVNIGGYYEPNNELADSAMRPNNTLNAILSNI, translated from the coding sequence ATGAGTAAAACAGCTAAAATTATGTACACGAAAACGGATGAGGCTCCAGCTTTAGCCACTCGTTCGTTTTTACCAATTGTAAAAGCTTTTACAAAGACCTCTAATATTGAGATTGAAACAAAAGATATTTCTTTAGCAGGAAGAATATTAGCCAATTTCCCTGATTATTTAAAAGAGGAACAACGAGTTGAAGATGCTCTTGCTTTCTTAGGAGAATTAGCTAAAAAGCCAGAAGCTAATATCATCAAACTTCCTAATATTAGTGCTTCTGTTCCTCAATTAAAAGCGGCTATCAAAGAACTACAAGCTTTGGGGTACGCTCTACCTGATTACCCAGAAGAAGCTACAACAGAAGAAGAAAAAGCTATTCTTACTCGCTACAATAAGGTTAAAGGTTCTGCAGTAAACCCTGTACTACGCGAAGGAAATTCTGATCGTCGTGCTCCTAAAGCTGTTAAAAATTATGCAAAGAAAAACCCACATAGGATGGGGGCTTGGAATGCTGATTCTAAAACTCACGTAGCTACGATGTCTTCTGGTGATTTTGCGCATAACGAAAAATCTACGACAATTACGAACTCTACAGAGGTAAAAATACAACACACAGATTCCAATGGAAATGTTACAGTTTTAAAGGATAAAATTTCATTACTAGCAGGGGAAATCATCGATGCTACAGTAATGAGTAAAAAAGCACTACTTGCCTTTTTAGAAGAACAGGTTACAGACGCTAAAGACAAAGGAGTACTATTTTCATTACACATGAAAGCTACAATGATGAAAGTATCTGACCCTATTATCTTTGGACATGCTGTAAGAGTTTTCTTTAAAGATTTATATAAAAAGCACGCACAAACTTTTAACGAAATTGGAGTAAACGTTAATAATGGTTTTGGAAACTTATTGAGCAATCTTGAAGAATTAGCTACTGATAAGAAAGAGGAAATCTTGGCGGATATCAATGCAATTTATGCTAATAATCCAGATGTTGCAATGGTTGATTCTGATAAAGGTATTACAAACCTACATGTCCCTTCTGATGTTATTATTGATGCTTCAATGCCTGCAATGATTCGCACTTCTGGGCAAATGTGGAATAAAGAAGGTAAACAGCAAGACACCAAAGCGGTTATTCCTGACAGTTCTTATGCTAGCTTATACCAGACTACTATTGAATTTTGTAAAGAAAATGGAGCATTTGACCCTACTTCTATGGGTACTGTTCCTAATGTTGGCTTGATGGCACAAAAGGCAGAAGAATACGGATCTCACGATAAAACTTTTGAGATTACTGCTAATGGTAAAGTGGAAGTTATAGATGCAAATGGTACAACTTTAATGGAACACAATGTTGAGGAAGGCGATATCTGGAGAATGTGCCAGGTAAAAGATGCGCCTATACAAGACTGGGTTAAATTAGCTGTAACACGCGCTAAAGCAACCCAGACTCCTGCTGTTTTCTGGTTAGATAAAAATCGTGCACATGATGCCGAAATCATCTTGAAAGTAGAAAAATATTTAAAAGATCACGATACAACGGGCTTAGAAATTAAAATTCTATCTGTTGCTGAAGCTACTGCATATACACTGCAAAGAGTAAAAGAAGGAAAAGACACTATTTCTGTTACTGGTAACGTACTACGCGACTATTTAACAGATTTATTTCCTATTCTAGAGCTAGGCACTTCTGCCAAAATGCTTTCAATTGTTCCTTTAATGAATGGTGGCGGTTTGTTTGAAACTGGTGCCGGCGGATCTGCTCCTAAGCACGTACAACAATTTGTTGAAGAAAATCATTTAAGATGGGACTCTTTAGGTGAATTTTTAGCCTTAGCTGTTTCTCTAGAACACTTAGGAACGACAAACAATAACCCTAAAGCTACAATTTTAGCAGAAACTTTAGAGGATGCTACTGATAAATTACTAGACAATAGAAAATCTCCTTCTCGTAAAGCGAAAGAATTAGATAATCGCGGTAGTCATTTTTACTTAGCAATGTACTGGGCAGAAGCGCTTGCTAAACAAGATAAAGATGCTGAATTAAAATCAGAGTTTACAATAATAGCAAAGGAAATGAGCAATCATGAAGAAATGATTGTAAATGAATTGAATAAAATCCAAGGAACTCCTGTTAATATTGGAGGTTATTACGAACCAAATAATGAGCTTGCCGATAGCGCAATGCGTCCTAATAATACTTTAAACGCTATTTTAAGTAACATATAA
- a CDS encoding LytR/AlgR family response regulator transcription factor, producing MRISCIIIDDEPLAVKVIKNHLQELRQIVVIGTFTNPIEALPVLEVEKVDVMFLDINMSRMNGLEFLRSISVKPYVIVTTAYREYAAESYDLNVLDYLVKPIPFPRFLKAINKVTQQLYLTKNIVQNVGDQDSFIFLKVEKKLVKVKYVIHTKLKGLYKGIYRRRKLYCT from the coding sequence ATGAGAATTAGTTGTATTATTATTGATGATGAACCTTTAGCAGTAAAGGTGATAAAGAACCATTTGCAAGAGCTCCGACAGATAGTAGTTATAGGAACTTTTACAAATCCTATTGAGGCATTGCCTGTTTTAGAAGTAGAAAAAGTAGATGTGATGTTTTTAGATATTAACATGTCAAGGATGAACGGTCTGGAGTTTTTAAGAAGCATATCTGTAAAACCATATGTAATTGTGACTACGGCTTATAGAGAGTATGCTGCTGAAAGTTATGATTTGAATGTTTTGGATTATTTAGTAAAGCCTATTCCTTTTCCTCGGTTTTTAAAAGCAATTAATAAGGTAACTCAACAATTGTATTTGACAAAGAATATAGTCCAGAATGTGGGAGATCAAGATTCTTTTATATTTTTAAAAGTAGAAAAAAAGTTGGTTAAAGTGAAATATGTTATACATACAAAGCTTAAAGGATTATATAAAGGTATATACAGAAGAAGGAAATTATATTGTACATAA